A window of the Procambarus clarkii isolate CNS0578487 chromosome 79, FALCON_Pclarkii_2.0, whole genome shotgun sequence genome harbors these coding sequences:
- the Alg-2 gene encoding programmed cell death protein 6 isoform X1 — MAGGMPDRNFLMSVFQQVDKDRSGAIDARELQSALSNGNWTPFNPDTVRLMIGMFDKKGSGTITFEEFGSLWKYVTDWQQCFRTFDRDSSGSINKDELKTAITTFGYRFSEPFYDVLMRRFDRSGKCSIHFDDFIQCCIVLHTLTQAFSYHDSDRDGVITITYEQFLHMVFSLRV, encoded by the exons ATGGCTGGTGGAATGCCtgataggaattttctaatgagtgTTTTCCAGCA AGTAGACAAAGATCGCAGTGGAGCTATAGATGCCAGAGAGTTGCAGTCAGCACTCTCTAACGGAAACTGGACCCCGTTCAATCCAGATACTGTTCGACTAATGATTG GTATGTTTGATAAGAAAGGGTCGGGAACAATCACATTTGAAGAGTTTGGATCATTATGGAAGTATGTAACAGATTGGCAACAGTGTTTCAGGACCTTTGATAGAGACAGTTCTGGCAGCATAAATAAAGATGAGCTCAAGACTGCTATTACAACATTTGGATACAG GTTTTCAGAGCCATTTTACGATGTGCTAATGAGGCGCTTTGATAGGTCCGGAAAATGTTCGATCCATTTTGATGATTTCATACAATGCTGTATAGTACTTCAT ACTCTAACCCAGGCCTTTAGCTACCATGACTCGGATCGCGACGGTGTCATCACAATCACGTATGAACAGTTCCTTCACATGGTGTTTAGTCTTAGAGTTTAG
- the Alg-2 gene encoding programmed cell death protein 6 isoform X2, which produces MAGGMPDRNFLMSVFQQVDKDRSGAIDARELQSALSNGNWTPFNPDTVRLMIGMFDKKGSGTITFEEFGSLWKYVTDWQQCFRTFDRDSSGSINKDELKTAITTFGYRFSEPFYDVLMRRFDRSGKCSIHFDDFIQCCIVLHTLTSEFHQRDQDQTGTATFTYEQFMLVMARVL; this is translated from the exons ATGGCTGGTGGAATGCCtgataggaattttctaatgagtgTTTTCCAGCA AGTAGACAAAGATCGCAGTGGAGCTATAGATGCCAGAGAGTTGCAGTCAGCACTCTCTAACGGAAACTGGACCCCGTTCAATCCAGATACTGTTCGACTAATGATTG GTATGTTTGATAAGAAAGGGTCGGGAACAATCACATTTGAAGAGTTTGGATCATTATGGAAGTATGTAACAGATTGGCAACAGTGTTTCAGGACCTTTGATAGAGACAGTTCTGGCAGCATAAATAAAGATGAGCTCAAGACTGCTATTACAACATTTGGATACAG GTTTTCAGAGCCATTTTACGATGTGCTAATGAGGCGCTTTGATAGGTCCGGAAAATGTTCGATCCATTTTGATGATTTCATACAATGCTGTATAGTACTTCAT ACGTTGACTTCAGAATTCCATCAACGTGATCAGGACCAGACTGGAACTGCCACATTTACTTATGAACAGTTTATGTTGGTCATGGCTAGAGTCTTGTAA
- the LOC123764509 gene encoding uncharacterized protein — protein MAVPHLLVPRLPQALARHQEALPLAPYKAAPPPTVPPTVISLKHMCCKFWLERVQHVLRRDVPKHLVFAVQRFLEDVPRDVRSVMVHNALKAGGLHLKHGSRELPAINRALVLLTPELTVLEPVYVTLPRPGPDPTDWPLDIELILRNGDGLTHLVLTMPPLLTDVVRRIFTDLCRTCKRLCRVRLVNASDEAVTLLTRHCRHLTHLDVSGSAGVTDEGVNRTIVNLRWGGGGEDEVRLRHLDVGGTSVTQEGVCALLTRVPELTSLGSTDVIEALKIMEELTEQTTLTALQEVNVRCVTVGSLQLLRRACPDLSGINAIINYSGVTINELRLLPGLRHLRLSVREPYLLTPAALYDYAWAVGPQLVTLRVEGDVFWEADLGVLAASCPHLRELALPAVTLPARDSLAALTARDSIVLARLQVLELDCMTGVGPKAWAKDYALVRQGLVAALRKCVLLRRLVCRPTTLVENDFLQVLAVNRMTHLEVLELYNCVLGLTAAQLLVDTCENLHVMKGLRTWRGLTLHDLVLLRKHSRGHRRTAELKILP, from the exons ATGGCGGTGCCGCACCTGCTAGTGCCGCGGCTGCCGCAGGCTCTGGCGCGGCACCAGGAGGCACTGCCGCTGGCGCCCTACAAAGCCGCCCCGCCACCCACAGTGCCGCCCACCGTCATATctctcaaacacatgtgctgcaaGTTCTGGCTGGAGCGCGTACAACATGTGCTGCGTCGCGACGTGCCCAAGCATCTGGTGTTCGCCGTGCAGCGGTTCCTGGAGGACGTGCCGCGGGACGTGCGCTCCGTGATGGTGCACAACGCCCTCAAGGCCGGCGGGCTGCACCTGAAGCACGGCAGCAGGGAGCTGCCCGCCATTAACCGCGCCCTGGTGCTGCTGACGCCGGAGCTGACGGTGCTGGAGCCCGTGTACGTCACGCTGCCCCGCCCCGGACCCGACCCCACCGACTGGCCTCTCGACATTGAGCTCATTCTCCGCAACGGCGATGGGCTGACGCACCTGGTGCTGACGATGCCGCCGCTGCTGACGGACGTCGTCAGGAGGATCTTCACCGACCTCTGCCGCACCTGCAAGCggctgtgtcgcgtcagactcgtCAACGCCTCGGACGAGGCCGTCACTCTCCTCACACGTCACTGCCGTCACCTGACGCACCTAGACGTGTCAGGGTCGGCGGGAGTCACCGACGAGGGCGTCAACCGCACCATCGTCAACCTGCGGTGGGGCGGCGGCGGCGAGGACGAGGTGCGGCTGCGGCACCTGGACGTGGGCGGCACAAGCGTGACGCAGGAGGGCGTGTGCGCGCTCCTCACGCGCGTGCCGGAGCTCACCAGCCTGGGCTCCACTGACGTCATCGAGGCTCTCAAGATAATGGAGGAGCTGACGGAGCAGACGACGCTGACGGCGCTGCAGGAGGTCAACGTCCGCTGCGTGACGGTTGGCAGCCTGCAGCTGCTGCGTCGCGCGTGCCCGGACCTCTCTGGCATCAACGCCATCATCAATTACTCTGGCGTGACCATCAACGAACTGCGGCTCCTACCCGGACTGCGGCACCTGCGGCTGTCGGTGCGGGAGCCGTACTTACTGACGCCTGCGGCGTTGTACGATTATGCGTGGGCGGTGGGGCCGCAGCTGGTGACGCTGCGGGTGGAAGGTGACGTGTTCTGGGAGGCGGACCTGGGCGTGCTGGCCGCAAGCTGCCCGCACCTGCGGGAGCTGGCACTCCCCGCCGTCACCCTCCCCGCCAGGGActccctggccgccctcaccGCCAGGGACTCCATCGTCCTCGCCAGGCTCCAG GTACTGGAGCTGGACTGCATGACGGGCGTGGGACCGAAGGCGTGGGCGAAGGACTACGCCCTGGTGAGGCAAGGGCTGGTGGCCGCCCTCAGGAAGTGTGTGCTCCTGCGGCGTCTGGTCTGCCGCCCTACCACCCTCGTCGAGAACGACTTTCTTCAGGTGCTCGCAGTCAACAGGATGACCCACCTAGAG GTGCTGGAGCTGTACAACTGCGTGCTGGGCCTGACTGCTGCGCAGCTGCTGGTTGACACCTGCGAGAACCTACACGTGATGAAGGGCCTGCGCACGTGGCGGGGACTCACCTTGCACGACCTCGTCCTCCTCAGGAAACACAGCAGAGGTCACCGCCGCACCGCTGAGCTCAAGATCCTCCCATGA